Part of the Qipengyuania sp. SS22 genome, AGCCGGCAATCGACGAGCCGTCGAACATCAGCCCGTCTTCCAGTTCGTCTTCGCTGAGTATGCCTGCGACCATGGTCAGGTGCTGCCACTTGCCCTTGGGGTCGGTGAACCGCAGGTCGACCCACTCGATGCCTTCGTCCTTGATCTGTTTCAGGACGTCGCTTGCACTTGCCATTGGTATTGCCTCCGTTTGAACTGGAACTGCTGGAGCGGGATGAGCCCGCGTTTATTCAGATAGCGTCGTCGTCTCGCTCGCCCGTGCGGATCCGCAGCGCGCCTTCGATGGACGAAATGAAGATCTTGCCGTCGCCGATGCGCCCGGTCTGGGCGGCGGCGGCGATGGCTTCGACGGTGCGGTCGGCAATGCCTTCGGGCACGACCACTTCGAGTTTCACCTTGGGCAGGAAATCGACGACATATTCGGCCCCGCGATAAAGCTCGGTATGGCCTTTCTGTCGCCCGAAGCCCTTGGCCTCGGTAACGGTGATCCCCGACACGCCGATTTCGTGCAGGGCTTCCTTTACCTCGTCGAGCTTGAATGGCTTGATGATCGCTTCGATCTTTTTCACCTGGCGGTGTCCCCCTCGAGAGTTCTGCTAACCGTAATGCACGTAATTTACGCGTCGCGCTCGCCCGTGTTCCAAGAAGCGTGCCAATTGGGTGGCAGGGCGTAAGTACGTCCATTCGAGCATTGGGTGCGGGCAATTGTGCCCGAAGCGCAGACAGGCGATGCCTGTTTTTTAGGCAACAGGCAACCGCAGGCCGGCAGTTTCGGGCAGGCCGCACATGAGGTTGAGGCTCTGGACGGCGGCTCCGCTGGCCCCCTTGCCAAGATTATCGAGCTGCGCGACGAGGCGGGCGTTCCAACCGCCTTCGTTGCCGAACACGAACAGGTCCATGCCGTCCGAAGGCGCGGCATTCTTGTCGAGCAGAAGCTCCCCGACCGGAGCCGTATTGTGCACGGTTACCACTGCCGAACTTTCGTAGAAGCGGGCAAGTGCATCCCGCAGGCTGCCGGCATGCGGTTCGTTTTCCATCGCGCCGAGATGCAGCGGGACTTCCACGATCATGCCGCGGTAGGCCGAGGCGACCGAGGGCGCGAACAGCACCGGGTGTTCAAGCCCGGCATGCGCCTTCATCTCGGGCAGGTGCTTGTGCGCCATGTCGTAGCCATAGGCGCGGAATGCCGGCGCACCTTCGGCTTCGAACCGTTCGATCAGTGCCTTGCCGCCGCCCGAATAGCCGCTGACGGCATTGACGCTATAGGGCCAGTCCGCCGGGATCAGACCCGCGCGCACCAATGGTGCGACCAGGGCAAGGAAGCCCGTGGGATAGCAGCCCGGATTGCTGACCCGGCGCGCATTGGCGACCCGTTCACTGCCGATGAGTTCGGGGAAACCATAGCACCAGCCTTCGGTGGTGCGATGCGCGCTGGAGGCATCGATCACGCGCGTGCCATTGGCCGGATCGATCAGCTCGACCGCTTCGCGTGCAGCATCGTCGGGCAAGCACAGGATGGCGATATCGGCTTCGTTCAGCGCTTCACGCCGCGCTCCGGCATTCTTGCGCTGCGCATCGTCGAGCCGGATGAGGGTGAACTCGGCGCGCCCTTCGAGCCGCTCGGCGATTTCAAGCCCGGTGGTGCCTGCGGCGCCGTCGATGAAGACCGCATGCGTCACTGGCTGGGCGCGAGCATGCCAAGCCGGACATAGCCGCTCGGCCCTTCGGGGCCGCAGGTGATCCATGCCCAATCGCCCGCGCAGTCGAGCAATTCGATCTCCTGGCCCGCATCAAGTGTCGCGCCGTCGTCGGCATCGTCGCGCATGTTCAGCTTGAGCGTTGCGGCCGCGCTGCCGATGGTCCGCGCTTGCGGGATCACGTAGTGTGCGGCGAGATAGCTATCCG contains:
- the argC gene encoding N-acetyl-gamma-glutamyl-phosphate reductase; the protein is MTHAVFIDGAAGTTGLEIAERLEGRAEFTLIRLDDAQRKNAGARREALNEADIAILCLPDDAAREAVELIDPANGTRVIDASSAHRTTEGWCYGFPELIGSERVANARRVSNPGCYPTGFLALVAPLVRAGLIPADWPYSVNAVSGYSGGGKALIERFEAEGAPAFRAYGYDMAHKHLPEMKAHAGLEHPVLFAPSVASAYRGMIVEVPLHLGAMENEPHAGSLRDALARFYESSAVVTVHNTAPVGELLLDKNAAPSDGMDLFVFGNEGGWNARLVAQLDNLGKGASGAAVQSLNLMCGLPETAGLRLPVA
- a CDS encoding P-II family nitrogen regulator gives rise to the protein MKKIEAIIKPFKLDEVKEALHEIGVSGITVTEAKGFGRQKGHTELYRGAEYVVDFLPKVKLEVVVPEGIADRTVEAIAAAAQTGRIGDGKIFISSIEGALRIRTGERDDDAI